The following proteins are encoded in a genomic region of Ooceraea biroi isolate clonal line C1 chromosome 14, Obir_v5.4, whole genome shotgun sequence:
- the LOC105286627 gene encoding alpha- and gamma-adaptin-binding protein p34: protein MDLPQILVISTKKGKSGEIAESIGAKRSPQTDSVVVDYLWDIDNKYYTSQVLIRTVDLCVPNNLPVEGVNALIVYHDLDTPDDPESVDRELKHLASILPALTTAEILLFCCGAISDEYLVREKLVNWCLCNKFELVELQQTGDSESDTEGNKYGIERIVEALHAHIWPNIVLKDKPGTEETSKLDEIEEQFENIRLTRDPAERLQMQHMLDGIMGDENADFGELFGQLMAMKEHAASLPTNARRRVAEQVVTAFWKAIGGDHLEIDD from the exons ATGGATTTACCACAAATATTGGTCATCAGCACAAAGAAGGGAAAGTCTGGGGAGATCGCTGAAA GCATAGGTGCGAAACGTTCACCTCAGACAGACAGCGTTGTCGTGGATTACCTGTGGGATATCGACAACAAATATTACACGTCACAGGTTTTGATACGCACCGTAGACCTGTGCGTACCCAACAATCTCCCAGTGGAAGGAGTCAACGCACTGATCGTCTACCATGACCTAGACACCCCAGATGACCCA GAGAGCGTTGATCGAGAGCTAAAACATTTGGCATCCATATTACCTGCATTAACAACCGCCGAAATACTATTATTTTGCTGCGGCGCAATATCTGACGAATATCTTGTGCGAGAGAAAT TGGTGAATTGGTGTCTATGTAACAAATTTGAGCTAGTTGAATTGCAACAAACGGGAGACTCGGAGTCTGACACAGAGGGTAACAAATACGGCATCGAACGGATCGTAGAAGCTTTACATGCTCACATATGGCCCAATATAGTACTCAAAG ACAAACCAGGCACGGAAGAGACATCAAAACTAGATGAAATTGAAGaacaatttgaaaatattcgaCTAACGCGCGATCCTGCCGAGCGGCTGCAGATGCAACACATGCTTG ATGGCATCATGGGTGACGAAAATGCAGATTTTGGGGAACTGTTTGGTCAATTGATGGCCATGAAGGAACACGCGGCATCTCTGCCGACAAACGCAAGACGCAGAGTGGCGGAGCAAGTGGTCACTGCCTTTTGGAAAGCCATAGGCGGTGATCACCTGGAGATTGATGATTAA
- the LOC109610640 gene encoding GTPase grn1 isoform X4 has protein sequence MSRTGGKVVANLRDKFVLHDKIRWFPGHMTKGLRQMQQQLKNIDCILEVHDARVPVSGRYADYSRSLTSLKPHILVLSKNDLADAKYSESVISALNREGLSNVIFTNLKDQSCKNMRKILPLAKKLIKTSNRYNRMQEESYSMMVIGVPNVGKSSLINRLRSNHLGLSKATHVGAVAGITRSVLTRIKISEDPTIYLLDTPAKMFARVTFYPTLLYNIVMERVTTRNWYDRIDETVVLGALPFRWTTKQLIEEENIKAVVSMNEDYELSSLSNTEKEWHENNVEFLQLSTTDIFEAPCQEKLENGVNFINKFRGVSKTGPRTGTRKLDDSSNIDSTDQSGTVYVHCKAGRTRSATLVACYLMMKNSCTPEEAVNYIRIKRPHILLHTAQWSALRQFYMKHVVSQYI, from the exons ATGTCACGCACAGGAGGTAAAGTAGTCGCTAATTTGCGGGATAAATTTGTGTTACACGACAAGATACGATGGTTCCCTGGGCATATGACGAAAGGTTTGAGGCAGATGCAACAACAgctgaaaaatatcgattgcATTCTGGAGGTTCATGACGCACGAGTACCGGTCTCTGGACGTTACGCGGACTATAGCAGGAGTCTGACAAGCCTGAAGCCGCATATACTTGTATTGAGTAAAAATGATTTAGCCGATGCAAAATATTCAGAGAGCGTAATCTCTGCGTTGAACAGAGAAGGGCTGTCTAATGTAATCTTCACGAATCTTAAAGATCAATCCTGCAAAAACATGAGAAAGATCTTACCTTTAGCCAAGAAATTGATCAAGACTTCAAATCGTTATAACAGAATGCAGGAGGAATCGTATTCCATGATGGTGATCGGTGTACCCAATGTTGGAAAGTCCTCTCTGATTAATCGCTTGAGAAGCAATCACCTTGGTCTGAGTAAAGCTACTCACGTTGGTGCGGTGGCTGGTATTACGCGATCCGTATTAACTCGTATAAAGATATCGGAAGATCCAACGATATATCTACTCGATACACCGG CAAAAATGTTTGCAAGAGTAACGTTTTACCCAACCTTGTTGTACAACATTGTTATGGAAAGAGTCACGACGCGAAATTGGTACGACAGGATAGACGAGACAGTCGTATTAGGCGCCTTACCGTTTCGATGGACGACAAAGCAg TTAATCGAGGAAGAAAATATCAAAGCTGTTGTCTCCATGAACGAAGATTACGAACTATCTTCATTATCTAATACGGAAAAG GAATGGCATGAAAACAATGTAGAATTTCTGCAATTGTCCACAACGGACATCTTTGAAGCACCTTGTCAAGAAAAGCTGGAGAATGgcgtaaattttattaataaattccgCGGCGTATCGAAAACTGGACCTAGAACTGGAACTAGAAAACTGGATGACTCTAGTAATATTGATAGTACTGATCAATCTGGTACTGTTTATGTTCATTGTAAAGCAGGAAGAACAAGAAGCGCAACATTGGTCGCATGCTACTTGATGATG AAAAATAGTTGTACGCCCGAGGAAGCGGTAAATTACATACGAATAAAAAGGCCACACATACTACTCCATACGGCACAATGGTCCGCACTGAGGCAGTTTTACATGAAACATGTAGTAtctcaatatatataa
- the LOC109610640 gene encoding mitochondrial GTPase 1 isoform X1 gives MSRTGGKVVANLRDKFVLHDKIRWFPGHMTKGLRQMQQQLKNIDCILEVHDARVPVSGRYADYSRSLTSLKPHILVLSKNDLADAKYSESVISALNREGLSNVIFTNLKDQSCKNMRKILPLAKKLIKTSNRYNRMQEESYSMMVIGVPNVGKSSLINRLRSNHLGLSKATHVGAVAGITRSVLTRIKISEDPTIYLLDTPGILIPTIQDVHTGLKLALVGCMQDHVVGSHTLADYLLFWLNGNERFEYVDKLGLQEPNDDVMQLLVYIAAKLGRTVKLKGYDGRVNVQPDLQFAADYFVSLFRKGELGSYCLDADSLETNLTSQNCDARLA, from the coding sequence ATGTCACGCACAGGAGGTAAAGTAGTCGCTAATTTGCGGGATAAATTTGTGTTACACGACAAGATACGATGGTTCCCTGGGCATATGACGAAAGGTTTGAGGCAGATGCAACAACAgctgaaaaatatcgattgcATTCTGGAGGTTCATGACGCACGAGTACCGGTCTCTGGACGTTACGCGGACTATAGCAGGAGTCTGACAAGCCTGAAGCCGCATATACTTGTATTGAGTAAAAATGATTTAGCCGATGCAAAATATTCAGAGAGCGTAATCTCTGCGTTGAACAGAGAAGGGCTGTCTAATGTAATCTTCACGAATCTTAAAGATCAATCCTGCAAAAACATGAGAAAGATCTTACCTTTAGCCAAGAAATTGATCAAGACTTCAAATCGTTATAACAGAATGCAGGAGGAATCGTATTCCATGATGGTGATCGGTGTACCCAATGTTGGAAAGTCCTCTCTGATTAATCGCTTGAGAAGCAATCACCTTGGTCTGAGTAAAGCTACTCACGTTGGTGCGGTGGCTGGTATTACGCGATCCGTATTAACTCGTATAAAGATATCGGAAGATCCAACGATATATCTACTCGATACACCGGGCATCCTAATTCCTACCATCCAAGACGTCCATACTGGCCTCAAACTGGCGCTGGTGGGATGTATGCAGGATCACGTAGTAGGATCGCACACACTCGCAGATTATCTGcttttctggctaaatgggaACGAGCGATTTGAATACGTGGACAAGCTGGGCTTGCAAGAACCAAACGATGACGTGATGCAGCTGCTTGTATATATTGCCGCAAAGTTGGGAAGGACTGTAAAGTTAAAAGGCTACGATGGGCGAGTGAACGTACAACCAGATTTGCAATTTGCCGCGGACTATTTTGTCAGTTTGTTTAGGAAAGGAGAGCTAGGGTCCTATTGTTTAGATGCAGATTCACTGGAAACGAATCTAACGTCGCAAAACTGCGACGCTAGATTAGCTTAA
- the LOC109610640 gene encoding phosphatidylglycerophosphatase and protein-tyrosine phosphatase 1 isoform X2, whose product MSRTGAKMFARVTFYPTLLYNIVMERVTTRNWYDRIDETVVLGALPFRWTTKQLIEEENIKAVVSMNEDYELSSLSNTEKEWHENNVEFLQLSTTDIFEAPCQEKLENGVNFINKFRGVSKTGPRTGTRKLDDSSNIDSTDQSGTVYVHCKAGRTRSATLVACYLMMKNSCTPEEAVNYIRIKRPHILLHTAQWSALRQFYMKHVVSQYI is encoded by the exons ATGTCACGCACAGGAG CAAAAATGTTTGCAAGAGTAACGTTTTACCCAACCTTGTTGTACAACATTGTTATGGAAAGAGTCACGACGCGAAATTGGTACGACAGGATAGACGAGACAGTCGTATTAGGCGCCTTACCGTTTCGATGGACGACAAAGCAg TTAATCGAGGAAGAAAATATCAAAGCTGTTGTCTCCATGAACGAAGATTACGAACTATCTTCATTATCTAATACGGAAAAG GAATGGCATGAAAACAATGTAGAATTTCTGCAATTGTCCACAACGGACATCTTTGAAGCACCTTGTCAAGAAAAGCTGGAGAATGgcgtaaattttattaataaattccgCGGCGTATCGAAAACTGGACCTAGAACTGGAACTAGAAAACTGGATGACTCTAGTAATATTGATAGTACTGATCAATCTGGTACTGTTTATGTTCATTGTAAAGCAGGAAGAACAAGAAGCGCAACATTGGTCGCATGCTACTTGATGATG AAAAATAGTTGTACGCCCGAGGAAGCGGTAAATTACATACGAATAAAAAGGCCACACATACTACTCCATACGGCACAATGGTCCGCACTGAGGCAGTTTTACATGAAACATGTAGTAtctcaatatatataa
- the LOC109610640 gene encoding phosphatidylglycerophosphatase and protein-tyrosine phosphatase 1 isoform X3: MFARVTFYPTLLYNIVMERVTTRNWYDRIDETVVLGALPFRWTTKQLIEEENIKAVVSMNEDYELSSLSNTEKEWHENNVEFLQLSTTDIFEAPCQEKLENGVNFINKFRGVSKTGPRTGTRKLDDSSNIDSTDQSGTVYVHCKAGRTRSATLVACYLMMKNSCTPEEAVNYIRIKRPHILLHTAQWSALRQFYMKHVVSQYI; the protein is encoded by the exons ATGTTTGCAAGAGTAACGTTTTACCCAACCTTGTTGTACAACATTGTTATGGAAAGAGTCACGACGCGAAATTGGTACGACAGGATAGACGAGACAGTCGTATTAGGCGCCTTACCGTTTCGATGGACGACAAAGCAg TTAATCGAGGAAGAAAATATCAAAGCTGTTGTCTCCATGAACGAAGATTACGAACTATCTTCATTATCTAATACGGAAAAG GAATGGCATGAAAACAATGTAGAATTTCTGCAATTGTCCACAACGGACATCTTTGAAGCACCTTGTCAAGAAAAGCTGGAGAATGgcgtaaattttattaataaattccgCGGCGTATCGAAAACTGGACCTAGAACTGGAACTAGAAAACTGGATGACTCTAGTAATATTGATAGTACTGATCAATCTGGTACTGTTTATGTTCATTGTAAAGCAGGAAGAACAAGAAGCGCAACATTGGTCGCATGCTACTTGATGATG AAAAATAGTTGTACGCCCGAGGAAGCGGTAAATTACATACGAATAAAAAGGCCACACATACTACTCCATACGGCACAATGGTCCGCACTGAGGCAGTTTTACATGAAACATGTAGTAtctcaatatatataa
- the LOC105286617 gene encoding LOW QUALITY PROTEIN: alanine--tRNA ligase, mitochondrial (The sequence of the model RefSeq protein was modified relative to this genomic sequence to represent the inferred CDS: inserted 1 base in 1 codon) has protein sequence MMYSPWTIINPVKERMIVSKLIRSYSQFTNDKPANLIRSEFLDYLXKDLKHSFIRSSPVSPITDQSLAFINAGMNQFKGIFLNYYEPPATKVANSQKCIRVGGKHNDLSVVGTDTHHHTFFEMLGNWSFGDYLKEDACSYAWNLLTNVYNIPKECLYVTYFGGNKELGLEPDLECKDVWLRLGLPEYQILPFGMRDNFWEMGVSGPCGPCTEIHVDYMKRSTNQAARVNKGYADLMELWNIVFIQYERLANGCIVPLPKHHVDTGMGLERLVTLLQGKISNYDTDLFQPLFEAIRKHTNAPEYKRTFGNDDTGKLDYGYRILADHARMITVALTDHVLPEQQPKLRRILRNAMNIEEKIFRKTGIVAELTGRVADSLGVVYPELHSNLKQVQRIIDYEENLFKRLRNTSGKMWKKMVETRPELASITDWMSPGLLDGYKDLQSMLKELRKTNVLPGAVAFKLYDTYGLNPETIAELAQIELLYFDEADFEKELDNRKYQSRIGLDKHSAELTKESLRLLEENYVPKTDDSFKYNYTYDGNDYKFPTLDSKLIGIIINGQIIASKNYSDVTKTLTDNVSNGTIINVDKILNNADEIGIILDKTICYSLEGGQVSDKGSIRIKNLLFNIENVKKINDYVIHFGRFAEIQSSTSGPYLQMGDDCLVEIESQSRTGAMKHHTAAHLLNAALKQVMQVVYQRGCTVDTDSLKFQFNSFGEQLASKQMRVMEDHINDIIQSRAAVTVKTLNSLELLKQDDVTLIPGEIYPYTGIRIVEIAADNLKAKESCCGTHVHNTGVLQHFCFLTYTSKGATRQTVKAAVGQKALRMRQAGEKIWRNIVELEEKIQSGTFTYQLDAEINRMKRVLDDENPQASLLPYLIKEKCLTRLESLSKAAWLREKEIEKDSVICEITSATDPSSGFIVHCLNKNPAYLSLHEVVSFFSGIPILVLSYNNGFARARCSVPQEMVSNAFNAQIWMDTILQIFDAKQGPIKGFKPTLVASMKSTPISEDSLQTYMEKARMEAMKFASIHVRKIEYTDSNNQ, from the exons ATGATGTACTCTCCATGGACGATAATCAATCCCGTAAAGGAAAGAATGATCGTTTCAAAATTGATTCGCTCGTACAGTCAGTTTACAAACGACAAACCCGCTAACCTGATTAGGAGCGaatttttagattatt taaagGATTTAAAACACAGTTTCATTCGTTCTAGTCCCGTCTCTCCGATTACTGATCAGTCGCTCGCTTTTATCAACGCTGGCATGAATCAA tttaaaggaattttcttgaattattACGAACCACCTGCGACAAAAGTGGCAAATTCGCAAAAGTGCATCCGAGTTGGTGGGAAACATAACGATCTAAGCGTCGTTGGTACCGACACTCATCATCATACGTTCTTCGAGATGCTCGGCAACTGGTCCTTTGGGGATTATTTGAAG GAAGATGCTTGTTCATATGCTTGGAACCTTTTAACAAATGTATACAACATACCCAAGGAATGTCTTTATGTAACATATTTTGGTGGTAACAAAGAATTGGGCTTAGAGCCGGATCTAGAGTGTAAGGACGTTTGGCTGAGGCTGGGTCTTCCAGAGTATCAAATTCTGCCATTTGGTATGCGAGATAATTTCTGGGAAATGGGTGTGTCAGGCCCTTGTGGACCTTGCACGGAGATACACGTGGACTATATGAAACGATCTACTAACCAGGCTGCACGAGTGAATAAAGGATACGCCGATCTGATGGAACTGTGGAACATAGTTTTTATTCAGTATGAAAG GCTTGCGAATGGATGTATAGTACCTTTACCAAAACATCATGTTGATACAGGCATGGGACTTGAACGATTAGTCACCTTACTGCAGgggaaaatatcaaattacgACACAGATCTTTTCCAGCCGTTATTCGAGGCGATACGAAAGCATACAAATGCACCAGAATATAAGAGAACATTTGGCAACGATGATACTGGAAAACTTGACTATGGTTATAGAATTCTAGCGGACCACGCGAGAATGATTACCGTAGCATTGACTGATCACGTGTTACCTGAGCAACA ACCAAAATTACGGAGAATATTACGAAATGCCATGAACATCGAAGAAAAGATATTCAGAAAGACTGGTATAGTCGCTGAGCTTACCGGCCGTGTAGCTGACAGCTTGGGTGTAGTTTATCCGGAATTGCACAGTAATCTGAAACAG GTACAAAGGATAATAGATTATGAGGAAAATCTGTTCAAGAGATTACGAAATACCTCTGGCAAGATGTGGAAGAAAATGGTCGAAACTCGGCCGGAATTAGCATCGATTACTGATTGGATGTCGCCTGGTCTGCTCGATGGCTATAAAGATCTACAATCTATGTTGAAAGAATT ACGTAAAACTAACGTGTTACCCGGGGCTGTTGCATTCAAGTTGTATGATACGTATGGCCTTAATCCAGAAACTATAGCGGAACTGGCACAAATTGAATTACTGTATTTTGATGAAGCTGACTTTGAAAAAGAACTTGACAATCGTAAATATCAATCAAGGATCGGCTTGGACAAACACAGCGCCGAACTTACTAAGGAATCTCTGAGATTACTTGAAGAAAATTACGTACCAAAGACAGATGATTCTTTCAAGTACAATTACACGTATGATGGAAATGACTATAAATTTCCAACGCTTGATAGTAAACTGATTGGCATCATCATCAATG GGCAAATAATCGCAAGTAAAAATTACTCGGACGTTACGAAAACGTTAACTGATAACGTTAGTAACGGGACAATTATAAATGTTgacaagatattaaataatgcggATGAAATTGGCATTATACTGGATAAAACTATATGTTATTCATTAGAAGGTGGTCAAGTTTCAGATAAAGGAAGCATTCGTATCAAAAACTTGCTTTTCAATATAgaaaatgtcaaaaaaataaatgactACGTAATTCATTTTGGACGCTTTGCCGAAATACAATCATC GACATCAGGACCGTATTTACAAATGGGAGATGATTGTCTAGTTGAAATAGAATCGCAGAGTCGTACTGGCGCTATGAAACATCATACCGCAGCGCATTTATTGAACGCAGCCTTAAAACAAGTTATGCAAGTGGTTTATCAACGTGGCTGTACGGTCGACACGGATAGCTTAAAATTTCAGTTCAACTCGTTTGGCGAACAACTCGCGTCAAAACAAATGAGAGTAATGGAAGACCACATTAACGACATCATACAATCACGTGCTGCAGTAACggtaaaaacattaaattcgCTCGAGCTGTTAAAGCAGGATGACGTTACATTGATTCCTGGAGAAATATATCCCTACACGGGCATCAGAATCGTAGAAATCGCCGCTGATAATTTAAAAGCAAA GGAATCATGTTGTGGTACGCACGTACATAACACAGGTGTGCTGCAACATTTCTGCTTTTTAACATACACCTCAAAAGGAGCGACAAGGCAAACGGTTAAAGCTGCAGTCGGCCAGAAAGCTCTACGTATGAGGCAAGCCGGTGAGAAAATATGGCGCAATATTGTGGAACTGGAAGAAAAAATACAGAGTGGCACGTTTACGTATCAACTAGACGCAGAAATAAATCGTATGAAACGCGTACTCGATGACGAAAATCCACAAGCGTCATTATTACCTTACTTgatcaaagaaaaatgtttgacGCGTCTGGAAAGTTTGAGTAAAGCAGCATGgttgcgagagaaagaaattgaaaa AGATTCTGTGATTTGCGAGATTACCAGTGCCACTGATCCGTCATCCGGTTTTATCGTACACTGTTTGAACAAGAATCCGGCGTACTTGTCGCTACATGAAGTTGTATCCTTCTTTTCTGGAATACCAATATTAGTTTTGTCGTACAATAACGGATTTGCGAGAGCAAGATGTTCCGTACCGCAG GAAATGGTCTCGAATGCATTCAATGCACAAATCTGGATGGATACCATTCTGCAAATTTTTGATGCGAAGCAAGGTCCTATCAAGGGATTCAAACCCACGTTGGTCGCGAGCATGAAATCTACACCGATATCAGAGGATTCTCTTCAGACGTATATGGAAAAAGCACGTATGGAAGCTATGAAATTTGCATCCATACATGTGAGAAAGATTGAGTACACTGATAGTAACAATCAgtaa